Genomic segment of Umezawaea sp. Da 62-37:
CATCCATCACCGCATCAATCTAGGCGAAATCCGGTATTGGACGTATGGGTTAGCGTCGAAGACGTGACACGCAGAAGGCGAATCACGTTCGCCGTGGCAGCAGCAGGCCTGGGCTCGTTCGCACTGCTCTACGCGCCGCAGCCGGTGCTCCCGCAGCTCGCGGCGGAGTTCCACCTCACGCCGGGCAGCGCCTCGCTGGCGGTCAGCGCGGCTACCGGGGCACTGGCCGTCGTGGTGGTCCCCGTCGCGATGCTGTCCGAGCGGATCGGCCGCCGCCGGGTGATCGTGTTCGCGGTGGCCGCCGCCGCGCTGACGGCCCTGCTCCTCCCGCTCGCCCCCACCTACCCGGCCCTGATCGCCCTGCGCGTCCTCCAGGGCGTGGCGGTCGCGGGCGTTCCGGCCGTGGCGATGTCCTACCTCGCCAACGAGGTCGGCCCGGCGGGCGTGGGCGCGGCCATCGGCACGCTCATCGCGGGCAACAGCGCGGGCGGCATGATCGGCAGGCTGGTCGCGGGCATCGGCGTCGACTGGCTGGCCTGGCGCGGGGCGCTGGCCGCGGTGGCGGCGCTGGGCGTGGCCTGCGCCGCCGTGGTCGCGGTGAGCCTGCCACCGGACAGCAAGCCGCCGACCAGGGCGCCGCGCGGCCTGCGGACCGTGCTGCGCGACCCGGTCCTGCTCTGCCAGTACGCGATCGCCGCCCTGGCCGTCAGCGCGTTCATCTCGCTCTACAACGTGATCGGCTTCCGGCTCGCGGCCCCGCCGCTGGAACTGCCCGCCAGGTTCGCCGCCCTGGTCTTCCTCGCCTACGCGGCGGGCGGCGTGTGCTCGGCGGTCGCCGGACGGCTGGCCGACCGGCTGGGGCGCGGGCCGGTGGCGCTGGCCTCGCTCGGGGTCGCCGGGCTCGGCGCGCTGCTGACGCTGCCCGACTCGCTGGTGCTGGTCGCGGTCGGGCTGGCGCTGTTCACCGGCGGGTTCTTCGCCGCGCACTCGGTGGCCAGCGGCTGGGTGGGCGCCCGCGCGCCCGCCAACGCGAAGGGCCAGGCCTCGGGGGTGTACCTGTTCGCCTTCTACGTCGGCAGCAGCGCGGGCGGCACGGCGGGCAGTTCGGTGTTCGGCACGTGGGGGTGGGGAGCGCTGGTCGCCGCCGTGCTCGGCTGGCTCGCGCTCGCCGGGGTGGCCGTGCTGGTCGCCGGGAGGGCTCAGAAGTCCAGGGGCACGGTGATCGGGGCGCCGGTGGGCCGGACGGACGTGCGGCCGACGATGGGTAGCGTCACCTCGCCCTCCGTCATGGTGAGGACGGCGGACCGCAGGTCGGCGGGCACCTCGACGACGACGGCGATCGGGAACGGGCCGCCGTCGTAGCGGACGCCGACCTGCCGTGCCGTGGACCCGTCGGGCAACGTGACCTTGAGCAGGTCCTTGGTCTTGTCGCCGCCGACGGACTCGGGGAACCCGTCGCCCTTCGCGTTGATCCGCAGTTCCAGCAGGGCCTTGTCCGGCGCGGACGCGGTCGCCACCTGGTACTCGCCGCCCTCCTTCACCGGCCGTTGGCGGCCGAGCCGCACGCCCACCACCTTCAGCTCGCCCGACCTGCCGCCGACCTCGACGCCCTGCTTGAGGTCGGGGACGCTCGCGGGGGTGCCCGCGCGGCGCAGCACGGCCGGGATGTCGGTGGCGGGCCTGCCCGACGGCAGCTCGATGCGCTGCTCCAGCGACCTCGTGCCGATCGTGTTCAGCGCCAGCGCCTCCGGGCCCTGCGAGTCCACCGGGACGGTGTAGACGACGTACACGCTGCCGCTCTCCGGGAGCCGGTCGGCGGGCAGCTGCTGCCGCCTGCCCGGCAGTTCCAGCGCCAGCTCCGAGGGCTGCGGCGTGTAGCCCTGCCAGGGCAGCCGGTCGAACGCGGGATCGGTGGACAGCAGCCGGTCGACCTCCATCCGCAGCACCCGCAGTTTCAGGCCGGGACCGGGCTTGAGCAGGCTGTTCCCGTTGGGGAAGCTCTCCGGACTGCCCCAGCCGGAGGCGGTGGCGGTGAGCAGGTCGTCGCGCACCTTCAGGTCGGGCGCGGCGGCGAGCCCGAGTTGCTCGTTGCCGGACTTGCCGTCGTCGGGCAGCACGGCCAGGAAGTCCGGCCCGGCCTCGCTGGTCTCGACCCGCTGCTTGGACGGGTCCGTCTCGCTGCCGTCGGAGCGCACCAACGAGCCGACCGGGTCGCTGCGGTTGCCGTTCTCCGGGATCTGCGGCGGCTGCACCTCGAACCGCGCGCCGCCGCCCTCCTGGCCGACCTCCTTGAGCGGCACCGGGACCCAGTCCGCCGTGGTGGCGGTGCCGGGCACCTGCACGGGGCCGCACCACAGCCGGGTGTCGACCTCGGTCTGCTGGTCGGTGCGGGCGAACCAGCAGTCGACCGGCGTGCTCCCGGTGCGGGCGACGTAGCCGAAGTTGAGCGTGAAGCCCATCTCCTCCTCGGCCTGGGCCTGGAGGACCGGCCCGTCGAGCACGGTCTTGCCGCCGATCGTCAGGCGGATCGGCTCGGGCGCGCTCTTGGCCGGTGGCGTCGCGCATCCCGCGGCGAGCGCCAAGGCGAGCAGACCCCATGAGACGCGTCCGAAACGCACTGCCTGTACCCCCGGTGGATGGACGAAAGTCCTACTACCGGGTTAAAGGCGGTTGCCGAACGTCGCGGTTGCACGATTTTGAGTGTGACTCAGGTCACGATCCGATACGCGCAGGTGAGCGGTCTAAGTGTGAAGAGCCTTCCGGTAGACCTCCACGGTCTGCTCGGCCACGGTCGCCCAGGAGAACTCCTCCACGGCCCGTTGACGGCCCGCCTTGCCGAACCCGGCCGCGCGCTCCGGGTCGGCCAGCAGCTCGTTGATGGCGTCGGCCAGCTCCATCCGGTACGTCGAGGTGTCCGCCTCGTCGTAGTGCACGAGCAGCCCGGTGCGGCCATCGTCGACCACCTCGGGGATGCCGCCGACGTCCGACGCCACGACCGCGGTCCCGCAGGCCATCGCCTCCAGGTTCACGATGCCCAGCGGCTCGTACACCGACGGGCAGGCGAACACCGTCGCGTGGCTGAGGATCTGCCGCACCTCGGCGGGCTGGAGCATCTGCTGGATCCAGAACACGCCCTCGCGGACCGCGGCCAGCTCGGCCACCGCCTGCCGGGTCTCCTCGGCGATCTCCGGGGTGTCCGGGGCGCCCGCGCACAGCACGACCTGCGCGCCCGGCGTGATGTGGTGCGCGGCCGCGACGAGGTGCCCGACGCCCTTCTGCCGGGTGATCCTCCCCACGAACGCCACGATCGGCAGGTCGGGGTCGATGCCGTGGTGCCGGAGCGCGTCGGTCTCCTCCACCGGGTGGTAGGCCTCGGTGTCGATGCCGTTGCGCACGACGTGGACCTTGGCCGGGTCCAGCGACGGGTAGCAGGCCAGCACGTCGGTGCGCATGCCCTCGCTCACCGCGATGACCGCGTCCGCGGCCTCGTACGCGGTCTGCTCCACCCACGAGGAGATCCGGTAGCCGCCGCCCAGCTGCTCGGCCTTCCACGGCCGCCGCGGCTCCAGCGAGTGCGCGGTCACCACGTGCGGCACGCCGTGCAGCAGTTTCGCCAGGTGGCCCGCCATGTTCGCGTACCAGGTGTGCGAGTGCACCAGCTCGGCGCCCGCGACGGCGGCGGCCATCTCCAGGTCGACCGACAGGGTCCGCAGCGCCGCGTTCGCGTTCTCGAGTCCGGGCGCGGTCTCGTGCGACTGCGCGTCGGGTCTCGGCCCGCCGAAGCAGTGCACGTCGACGTCGATCAGCTCGCGGAGGCGCGGCACCAGGAATCCAACGTGGACTCCGGCTCCGCCGTACACCTCGGGGGGGTATTCACGTGTCAGCAGTCCTACTCGCACGGGGCTCACCGTAACCCCTGGAAGTGGGGCAGCCGGGTGAACGAACCCCGAAAAGGTCGGATCCGCCCCTGCGTGCCGTTGGTGGCACCGCTTCCGCACGGTTAGGGTCAGGGCGTGAAGGGGCAACCGCACGTACTCGGAATTGTCCTGGCCGGTGGGGAAGGGAAGCGGCTCTGGCCGCTGACAGCCGACCGGGCCAAACCGGCGGTGCCGTTCGCGGGCAACTACCGGCTCGTGGACTTCGTCCTGTCCAACATGGTCAACGCGGGCATGGTCAAGCTCTGTGTGCTGACCCAGTACAAGTCGCACTCGCTCGACAAGCACATCTCCACCACGTGGAGGCTGTCGAACGTGCTCGGCCAGTACGTGACCCCGGTCCCGGCGCAGCAGCGCCTCGGGCCGCGCTGGTACACGGGCAGCGCCGACGCGATCTTCCAGTCGCTGAACCTGGTGTACGACGAGAAGCCGGAGCACATCGCCGTCTTCGGCGCGGACAACGTGTACCGGATGGATCCGGGCCAGATGCTGGAGCAGCACGTCGACAGCGGCGCGGGCGTCACCGTGGCGGGCATGCGCGTGCCGCGGGCCGAGGCCAAGGCGTTCGGCTGCATCGACTCCGACGCCACGGGGCTGATCACCCAGTTCCTGGAGAAGCCGTCCGACCCGCCGCACGTGCCCGACGACCCCGAGGTCACGTTCGCCTCGATGGGCAACTACATCTTCACCACCGAGGCGCTGCTCGACGCGCTGCGCTCGGACGCGGCGAACCCGGACTCCGACCACGACATGGGCGGGGACATCATCCCGGCGCTCGTCGATGCCGGGAGGGCCTTCGTTTACGACTTCGCGGACAACGTGGTGCCCGGCGAGAGCGAGCGGGACCGCGGGTACTGGCGCGACGTGGGGACGATCGACGCGTACTACGAGGCGCACATGGACCTGGTGTCCGTGCGGCCGGTGTTCAACCTGTACAACCAGGCCTGGCCGATCCGCACCGCCACCCCGCCGCTGCCGCCCGCGAAGTTCATCGCCGGCGGAAGTGCGGAGGACTCGATGGTCGGGCCCGGCTCGATCATCTCCGGCACCATCCACGGCTCCGTGATCAGCTCGGACGTCGTCGTCGAGGTCGGCTCCGTCGTGCAGGGCAGCGTCCTGCTGCCCGGCGTGCGCATCGGCAAGGGCGCCGTCGTCCGCCGCGCCATCCTCGACAAGAACGTCGTCGTCCCCGACGGCGCGCTGATCGGCGTCGACCAGGCCATGGACCGCCAGCGCTACACCATCAGCGCGGGCGGCGTCACCGTCCTCGGCAAGAACGTCCGCGCCGACTAACCGCGAGTCGAACCTCCAGACACCCCGTGTCGAACGCTCAGGCACCCCGAGTACCCCAGCCCGGACACCGCAGAGGTGACCGAGTGAGGAACTCCAGGTGCCTGGAGGTTCGACACGGGGTGTCTGAGCGTTCGACTCGCGGGTTATTTTTGTTTTTTGGCGGCGACTAGGAGGCCGTCGCCGAGGGGGAGCAGGACGGGGACGAGGCGGTCGTCCTCGCGGACCGACCTGGCGACGTCGCGCATGGCGATGGTGTCCTGGTCGCGGTTGGACGGGTCGACCACGCGGCCGTTCCACAGGACGTTGTCGAACGCGATGACGCCGCCGGGGCGCAGCAGGCGCACGCCCTCGTCCAGGTAGCGCGGGTACTCGGGCTTCGCGCCGTCCACGAACACCAGGTCGTAGGCGGCGTCGGTGAGCCTCGGCAGCACGTCCAGCGCGTGGCCCATGATCAGGCGCGTGCGGCTGACCTGGATCTTCGCCTCGGTGAACGCCTTGCGCGCCGCCCGCTGGTGCTCCGGCTCGACGTCGATCGACGTCAGCACGCCCGCCACCGGCATCCCGCCGAGCAGGTACAGGCCGCTCACGCCCGCGCCCGTACCGACCTCCACGACGGCCTTCGCCTGGAGCGCCGCCGCGAGGAACCTGAGAGCCGCTCCACCGCCGCTGCCGATCGGTGAGCAGCCCAGGTCGACACCCCTGCTCCGGGCGGCCGTCAGCACGTCGTCCTCGGGGAGGAAGTGCTCCACGTAGTCCCGAAGCGGCGAATCCGGTGTCACAAGCCAGGAGGTTAGCGCCGCAAGGGGTGAAATCGGGTGAACCCGCCGTGAAGGGCGACGTCGTTGCGCGTCTTCGGGCATCCATCCGGGTGTCGGCGGGTACCCGGACGGGTAAATCCGGATTCTCAGCGTGCTCTCAGCCGTCTCTCACCATCGTTATAAGCAAGCCAGGCACGCTGGTCGTCAGAGTCAGAACACGGGAACACCGGGAACCGATCCCACGTTGACCTGTGCACAGGGCTGAGCCAGCCCACTGGAGGTGCTTCACCGCCCGATGCGCACGCAGCCGACTTCGCCGGTGGCGTTGTCCCCCGCCGCCCCCACGCCGACCGTCGCCCCCATCGAGTCGGCGGACTGGACGCCGCCCTCATGGGACGAGGTCGTCCGTGAGCACGCCGACCGGGTGTACCGGCTGGCCTACCGGTTGACCGGTAACCAGCACGACGCCGAGGACCTCACCCAGGAGACCTTCATCCGGGTGTTCCGCTCTCTCGCCTCCTACAAGCCGGGCACCTTCGAGGGCTGGCTCCACCGCATCACGACCAACCTCTTCCTCGACATGGCCCGCCGCCGCTCGCGGCTGCGCATGGAGGGGCTGCCCGAGGACACCGACCGGCTGGCGGGCGACGACCCGAGCCCCGAGCAGGTCTACTCCGACACCCACCTCGACCCGGACCTCCAGGCCGCTCTCGACGAGCTGCCGCCGGAGTTCCGAGCCGCCGTCGTGCTCTGCGACGTCGAGGGCCTCTCCTACGAGGAGATCGGGGCGACCCTCGGGGTGAAACTGGGTACCGTGAGGAGTCGGATCCACCGGGGCCGGCAGGCCCTCCGGGCCGCACTGGAACGCCGTCGGGAGCAAGTGCTGGAGGACTCTGCATGACCGACCTGCGAGGTTGGGGACTGTCGGAGCAACACCTGCTGCCCGACGTGGTGGTCGCCTTCGTCGACGACGAGTTGTCGTCGACGGCGCACGGCCGGGCGACCGCGCACCTCGCGCGCTGCCCGCTCTGCGCCGCCGAGGCCGCCTACCAGCAGCAGGTCCGCCTCGCAGTCCGCACCGCGGGCATGCCCAACTGCGCGTCGGGGTTCCTCGACAAGCTGCGCGCGATCCCGCAGGAAGCCGACCTGCCCGAGATGCCGGACGGCCTCGCGATGACCGAGGACGGCCAGCTCGTCACGGTCCTGCGCCCGGACCGCGCCCAGGCCGCCGGGGTGTTCGGCTCCGGTCCCGTGCTCGGCGCGTCCCGCCCGCTCGGCGCGGGCTCGTCGGTGCTCGGCCGCTTCGTCGGCGCCCGCCGCGCCCGGCACAGCGCGGGCGTGGTCGTCTCCGGCCTCATGCTCGGCGCGCTCGTGCTGGTCGCGCCGTCGGGCGAACCGTCGCCCCAGGCCCGTCCCACCCCGCCGCGCGACGTGGGTTCGCCCACCATCACGGTCCAGCCCGCGAGCGCCGTCGGCCCCCTCCAGCACGACGAGAACGACCGCCTCGACCTGCTGCGATCGGTCTCGCACGGCCGTTGAGGACCCGCGTACGCGGACTTCACCGACGACCAGGCAGGCTTGCCCCCATCTTGAGGTAGTCAGCGGAACCATTCGGGGAGCGATGAGCCAGCCAGAACAGGGCAACGGTCAACTGCCCGCGACTCCCGTGTCGGGCGTCGACGACGGGGAGCACCGAAGGCTCGCCCCGCGTCCGCTGGACCGCCCGTCGGTCGACCCCTCGCTCACCGCCGCGTTCGGCCGCCCCTCCGGGGTGGACAGCGCGTTCGACGGCAGGCGCCCCCAGTCCTACGGCACCAACGGGTCCGCCGGGACCATGGGCCCGCCGCCCCCCGAGGCGCTCGCCACCGCGTTCGGCCGCCCGGTCGACGGCGCCGACCTCAAGCTCCAACGCCCTCCCGGCTCCGAGCACGCCGTCGAGGAGGACATCGACCCGGTCTTCTGGGACGGCAAGCCCGCGGGCGACCCGTGGCGCGACCCCGGTTCGGGCGCCGTGATCGGCCCGCCCGCCGTGGGCGAGAAGGCCTCCGCCCCGTCGGCCGCGAAGGCCGCCCCCGGCCCGCAGCTGAGCGTGCCCGAACTG
This window contains:
- a CDS encoding MFS transporter, which gives rise to MTRRRRITFAVAAAGLGSFALLYAPQPVLPQLAAEFHLTPGSASLAVSAATGALAVVVVPVAMLSERIGRRRVIVFAVAAAALTALLLPLAPTYPALIALRVLQGVAVAGVPAVAMSYLANEVGPAGVGAAIGTLIAGNSAGGMIGRLVAGIGVDWLAWRGALAAVAALGVACAAVVAVSLPPDSKPPTRAPRGLRTVLRDPVLLCQYAIAALAVSAFISLYNVIGFRLAAPPLELPARFAALVFLAYAAGGVCSAVAGRLADRLGRGPVALASLGVAGLGALLTLPDSLVLVAVGLALFTGGFFAAHSVASGWVGARAPANAKGQASGVYLFAFYVGSSAGGTAGSSVFGTWGWGALVAAVLGWLALAGVAVLVAGRAQKSRGTVIGAPVGRTDVRPTMGSVTSPSVMVRTADRRSAGTSTTTAIGNGPPS
- the glgA gene encoding glycogen synthase, with product MRVGLLTREYPPEVYGGAGVHVGFLVPRLRELIDVDVHCFGGPRPDAQSHETAPGLENANAALRTLSVDLEMAAAVAGAELVHSHTWYANMAGHLAKLLHGVPHVVTAHSLEPRRPWKAEQLGGGYRISSWVEQTAYEAADAVIAVSEGMRTDVLACYPSLDPAKVHVVRNGIDTEAYHPVEETDALRHHGIDPDLPIVAFVGRITRQKGVGHLVAAAHHITPGAQVVLCAGAPDTPEIAEETRQAVAELAAVREGVFWIQQMLQPAEVRQILSHATVFACPSVYEPLGIVNLEAMACGTAVVASDVGGIPEVVDDGRTGLLVHYDEADTSTYRMELADAINELLADPERAAGFGKAGRQRAVEEFSWATVAEQTVEVYRKALHT
- the glgC gene encoding glucose-1-phosphate adenylyltransferase, yielding MKGQPHVLGIVLAGGEGKRLWPLTADRAKPAVPFAGNYRLVDFVLSNMVNAGMVKLCVLTQYKSHSLDKHISTTWRLSNVLGQYVTPVPAQQRLGPRWYTGSADAIFQSLNLVYDEKPEHIAVFGADNVYRMDPGQMLEQHVDSGAGVTVAGMRVPRAEAKAFGCIDSDATGLITQFLEKPSDPPHVPDDPEVTFASMGNYIFTTEALLDALRSDAANPDSDHDMGGDIIPALVDAGRAFVYDFADNVVPGESERDRGYWRDVGTIDAYYEAHMDLVSVRPVFNLYNQAWPIRTATPPLPPAKFIAGGSAEDSMVGPGSIISGTIHGSVISSDVVVEVGSVVQGSVLLPGVRIGKGAVVRRAILDKNVVVPDGALIGVDQAMDRQRYTISAGGVTVLGKNVRAD
- a CDS encoding O-methyltransferase yields the protein MTPDSPLRDYVEHFLPEDDVLTAARSRGVDLGCSPIGSGGGAALRFLAAALQAKAVVEVGTGAGVSGLYLLGGMPVAGVLTSIDVEPEHQRAARKAFTEAKIQVSRTRLIMGHALDVLPRLTDAAYDLVFVDGAKPEYPRYLDEGVRLLRPGGVIAFDNVLWNGRVVDPSNRDQDTIAMRDVARSVREDDRLVPVLLPLGDGLLVAAKKQK
- the sigE gene encoding RNA polymerase sigma factor SigE, with amino-acid sequence MRTQPTSPVALSPAAPTPTVAPIESADWTPPSWDEVVREHADRVYRLAYRLTGNQHDAEDLTQETFIRVFRSLASYKPGTFEGWLHRITTNLFLDMARRRSRLRMEGLPEDTDRLAGDDPSPEQVYSDTHLDPDLQAALDELPPEFRAAVVLCDVEGLSYEEIGATLGVKLGTVRSRIHRGRQALRAALERRREQVLEDSA
- a CDS encoding zf-HC2 domain-containing protein, giving the protein MTDLRGWGLSEQHLLPDVVVAFVDDELSSTAHGRATAHLARCPLCAAEAAYQQQVRLAVRTAGMPNCASGFLDKLRAIPQEADLPEMPDGLAMTEDGQLVTVLRPDRAQAAGVFGSGPVLGASRPLGAGSSVLGRFVGARRARHSAGVVVSGLMLGALVLVAPSGEPSPQARPTPPRDVGSPTITVQPASAVGPLQHDENDRLDLLRSVSHGR